A segment of the Ipomoea triloba cultivar NCNSP0323 chromosome 1, ASM357664v1 genome:
CTTCCGACTTTGAGAAAACACAACTCCAAATTGGTAGGATAGCATCAACTCCATCACCAATTCCCACACCTATTACCCATTTATCTCAATGTCCTTGCCTTGCTTATTCCAAATACATATTCAAAGCATTCACATAGGGCAAAGCAACCATTGCAAATATTAGAGAAGCAAAGAAGAATTCATACTGTTCAGCCTTCATTTTCCATGGTTGGCATAGATGATTCTGGCTAAACTGCAACTAATGCAAGATACTTACCTGAGAGACCACAACATCCTGCCAAAACCAAATGATTAGAAGCACCATTTGCTAATAGTACTTGGAGGATGGCGTATCAAAAGAGGAAAGGCTTAAGGTTTGTTAAGTAGATATAAGTTGTGTGTACAAAGTGGCAACTCACAAATGATTAACAAAATACTCCCAATGAGCATAACAAGCAAGGCTAGAAGTTGTCCGCATGGACTTAACTCACTGATTCAACAGACAGTCTTTTAGAGCAAGAGACCAAGGTTCAAAACGAAACAAGAAACCAATGTTCAAAACTCGATGACAACAGCTTACAAATTTATCCCTTGTGTGCACCACATTTGGCTTTGGCCTTATGTATACTATGTCGGGCCGGGGATTCAATATGTTGGGGCAAGGAAAGAGGTTCTGCAGCATAGATTGGCAAAATTGAGGTCTCTGTAATTGCAATAAGCTAATTGAACTGGGAATCTTTGCCCAAACTACTCTCAATATAAAAAGAACAATCATTATCATGTCAATCATAATATGACTATGGGACTCTAATTCCAAAGGGAAACTTTGAAATTACTATTGTTTACACACCTAAGAAACAAAGGTATGGTGACACAAATTCAACTAACAGGGAAGGAGCAAGCAAAAAGCTTATAAACAGGCAAAACTGGTTTCTAACAAGTCATTTCACAGAGCATACACTAGGGAATGTgacacaataaataataaacttccATAAAACTTAAAACACTTACATATTCATGAAGAGGAGGATCTTAGCATCCCCTTCACATACACACTAAAACGACTATCAGCTAATGCCAAATTATTCTTGTAGAAACCCTACATATATCATTTAGGATAAGACAAATACCTAGACAACACAACATGGGACTATGAaacactctatatatatatatatagtatgggAAAAGTTAACCAAGGAGCAAGAGCTATTCTGTTACTTccattactactactactacttgaTCAAGGCAGGAACCTGGAAATGAAAGAGAGGCTTGACGAATTGCTTTGCCAATCCGACCTTCCCCTTGAAAAAATAAGGGAAGCAACTGCGAATTGGAGCAATTAACCAAACTTTTGCAACATTTTTCAACCCACAAACCACTAGACTTTTAGCTTTCCAACTGAACCTTCCTTCAAGTCGAGCCGGGAGAGAATAGAGAATAAAGAGAAACCCTTTTTCTTAGGTTCTATACAAACTCACGACGGATCCAGCCTCAGAAGCCGCCGCAAACCGCTAGAAGCGTCGTCGTAGCTCTCGGTGCTCTTTTTCTTAAAGAAAGCAGGCACGGGAAGAGAACTGGGCGGCGGAGAGGAGATGAAAGCCGATCCGGCGTAAAAATCAGCGATTTTGATCTGCTTTGGAACCATATCTGGCTCCGGACCGAGCCGATCCGTGGTCGACAAAGCCAAATCGTCGTCTTCCTCCGGCGCACAACAATTCACCTCGCTCTTCTCGCCCTCCATCATCATAACCTTCTTCTCCAACCCGTTCTTCATCGACACAGTCAACGCTTCGCCGCGCTTCAAAATCTTGACCTGCCCCATGACGAGATGGCGGTTCTTGGCCGGCGGAGAGCTTGACAAGCTGGCGCAGCCGCCTCTACTAGTATTACTATTTCTACTGCTCTTCTGAGGACTCCGCTTCCGCCGATTCGACTTATCGGATCCATGGTTAGggttagaagaagaagaacaagtcTTCTTTGATTTGGGTGAAGGAAAACTGGAATTAACAAAAGtattgtgacgattataagctAGGCGATCCTTCAAAGGATCTTGAGGACGAAGAACTGCGATTTCACCCATCGGAAAGTAACACAAACACACCAGATtgggatgaagatgaaaattatgtatataaataaataaaaatagagaaaattgaGATCTGACGTTGATCTGTGGCTACAGAAAGATAGCAGATCTGAAGACAAAAGAGAGCATTTCGAAGTTAATTTCGTGAGAGATGTGTAGAGAGAATGAGTTTAGGAGATTGAGTCGGGTGGTTATAAAGGGATCGAAGGCGGTGGAAAACGTGGCGATGATGGAGAGGTTGGGGGGTTCCATATACGCACGCTTATATGCGCGTAAAAGCCTTTTTCTTTCACTCTTCTAggttttcttattttattgcCTGCCTTTATTAAGGCTATTTGGGCATGCCAAGgatctagtggcatcaaacccttccctttatatgagAGGTGGCATGtgtttcaatagattgagaaagtagttatgaacagatactgcattgtaatagagttagtagtattaaaaaa
Coding sequences within it:
- the LOC116032429 gene encoding uncharacterized protein LOC116032429, whose amino-acid sequence is MGEIAVLRPQDPLKDRLAYNRHNTFVNSSFPSPKSKKTCSSSSNPNHGSDKSNRRKRSPQKSSRNSNTSRGGCASLSSSPPAKNRHLVMGQVKILKRGEALTVSMKNGLEKKVMMMEGEKSEVNCCAPEEDDDLALSTTDRLGPEPDMVPKQIKIADFYAGSAFISSPPPSSLPVPAFFKKKSTESYDDASSGLRRLLRLDPS